The following DNA comes from Streptomyces sp. NBC_00690.
CGGGTCGTCCAGCCGGTACTGGTCCCGGATGGCCTGGAGGGTGTCCGCCGTCACCGAGTTGCCCCGGGCGAGGAACGACTCCGGCGAGCCGGGCGCCAGGTACATCGCCGAGAAGACGATGAACGAGGTGGTGAGCATCAACAGGGCCAGGGCCGAGACCCGCTTGGCGATCATCCTGAGCGCACCGCTCAGCGCGTCGCTCATGAGGACGCTCCCAGGTGGGCCGCCCACGGGTAGTGCAGTTGGACGTAGGAGGCGGGGGTACCGGTGAGCCGCTTGTTGAGGAAGAGGGTGTTGTACGGGGCGTAGAGCGGGATCCACGCCAACTCGTCCACGACGATCCGTTGGGCCTGGGTGACCAGGTCCGCGCGCTGTGCCGGGTCCTGCGTCTTGCCGGCGCGGACGATGAGGTCGTCGTACTTCGGGTCGGAGAAGCCCGAGAAGTTGTAGAAGTGATCAGTCTGGAAGTACTGGTACATCTGGAGCGGATCAGCGAAGTCGGTGCCCCATCCGGTCAGATAGAGATCGATGCCCTCGCGCGCCTTCTTGTCCGTGTACACACCGTTGTACTGGTCGGCGGGGATGGACTTGATCTGGACGTCGAGGCCGATCTTCTTGGCCGCGGACTGGATCTCCGCACCGATCACCGGGACCTCCGCCTCGGCGCTGGTCGTCGCGACGACGATGGGCCTGCTCGGTGCTCCGGCCTCGGTGACCAGCTTCTTCGCCGCTTCGAGATCGCGCTCGGTGACCTTGAGCGCGTCCCACGCCGACTTGTACTTCTCGGGTGCGTAGCCCCAGGAGCCGGGGACGGCGGGCGCCTTCTGCGGCTCGCCCGCACCGCTGATCACCGCGTCGATGATCCCCTTGCGGTCGATCGCCATGGAGAGCGCCTGCCGGATGCGCACATCGCGCAGCGGACCCTTGCTGTCCATCACGATGGCGTTGAACCCTTGGGTGGACTTGCCGTAGTAGACCGTTCCCTTGCCACTGGACGACAGCCGCTTGAGTGCGGACGGCGGCAGGAACCAACTGCCGTCGATGGAGTCGGAGAGCAATCCGTTGACCATGGCTGCGGGGTCGCGGACGAACCGGAAGACGACCTCGGCGGACTTGGCCTTGTGCCGGGCGTCGAAGTACTTGTCATCCCGCTTGAGGGTCATCGACTGGCCCTTGTCCCACTTGCTGAGGGAGAAGGGGCCGACGCAGTTCACACCGCCGTCGGGCGTTCCGTACGCCTTGCCCTTGGCCGTGACCGTCGCCTTGCTGCCGACGATGCCCGCGGGGCTGCTCATGTACGAGTTGAAGAGGGCGTCCGGCTGCTTCAGTGTGACGGTGACCTCCAGCGGGCCCGTCGCCTTCACTGAAGAAACGTTTTCGTAGGCGCCCGACCAGAAGGACCCCGCCTTGGTGTCCAGGTTGCGGTTCAGGCTGAAGGCCACGTCCTCGGCGGTGAGCGCCGTCCCGTCGTGGAAGGTCACTCCCGAGCGGACCCGGTACACCCAGGTCGTCGGGGTCGGGTTGGTGAAGGACTCGGCCAGTGCGGGTTCGACCGACATGTCGGGGGCGAGTCGCATCAGCCCCTCGCAGACGTTCGCCATGATCTGGCCGGTCTCGAAGCTGGCGTTGTAGATCCAGTCGAAGGAGGAGGGCTCGGCGGTGACCGCCCAGGTGACCCGGTCCAGCGGGCCGGACGACTTGGGGGTCAACTCGGTGACGGTGAGCCCCTTCTGGCCTGCGGGCTTCTTGTCCTGGCTGACGCCGGAGCAGGCGGTGAGGGCCAGTGTCCCAACGACCAGGGCGACGGTGAGACGTCTGGTCCCTGACGGGACGGGGAGGGCGTTCAAGTGGAGTACCTCCGCGAGGGATCGGGGTCACGCAGGGCAGGGCAACAGCGAAGGGCAAGGGGAGATTCGGGCAGCGGAGGAGCCATCCCGGCGGGGGTATCACCAACGTCTCGGCTGCGCTGCGGAGCCATCGTGCTCGGCTTGTTGTGCGGCAGTTAACACCCGCGGATTCACGGGGTCAAGACTCTGAAAGAAACGTTTCTTTGAGAAAAAGAAACGTTTCTTTTCTGTCTTTCGTGCGCCATGATGCTGAGCCATGGCGGCTGTTTGGTCTTCCGCCTGACGATCTGAGCATTCCATCCATCGGAAGATGTGTGATGACCCTGCCCTGGATTCTGGTGACCGGGAACGGCGCCTTCGGCACCCTGGCCTCCCGGACCGAGCTGCACTACGCCGCCAACCCCAGCTCCGCCGTCGCCCTCGCCCTCGACGGCGAGGAGATCGACGGCCACCGGGTGGTCGGCCGCAGTCTCCTGTGGGGTGAGCGCCCGGAGGAAGCCCTCCTGCCACTGCTGCGCACGGACGAGCCGCCCGCCGCGGTGATCTCGTGCGGTGTCTTCTCGGGACGGACCACCGTCACCGTGGAGCGCACCGCGGTCAACGTGGAGGACTTCCAGTTCGCCGAGGACGGCCGCAGGCCCGCCGGTGAGCCCCTCTACGCCGACGGGCCGGCCGCCTACCTCGCGACCCTGCCCATCAAGGCCATGGCCACGGCTATGCGCGCGGCCGGAGTGCCCGCGCTGATTTCCAACTCGGCCTCCACCCACGGCTGCAACGCCGTCATGTACACCGCACTGCATCTGACCGCCCGGGCCGGGCTGCCCACCCGCTGCGGTTTCGTCCATCTGCCCGACACCCCGGAACACGTGGCCCGCATCGGACACAACGGCCCCAGCATGTCCCTCGCGCTCCAGGTCTCCGCCCTACGGGCGGGGCTCGCGGCGGTGGTGGCCCATCCGTCCGACATCCCCGTCCCCGCCAATGAATGGGAGTGGTGACAGCGCCATGTCCTTCGCACTCGATCTGCTGATCCGAAGCGGACGCGTCCACGGCCGCGACGAGCCCGTTGACCTGCACATACGCGATGGCAAGGTGATCGCCGTCGTACCGAGCGGCTCGATCGCCGCCGAGGCCGCGGACGTCCTAGACGCCGGTGGCAAACTGGTCTCCCGGTCCTTCACCGAACCCCACTACCACCCGGACAAGGCGTACAGCCGCAGCCTCGCGCCCGGCGAAGCAAAGGACTCGTTCGAACGCGCCCGACTGATCAAGACCGGCTTCACCGTCGAGGACGTCACCGAGCGCGCGGTGCGGGCGCTGAAACTGGCGTCCGCGAACGGCGTCACCACCCTGCGGGCCAATGTCGACGTCGACTCGCACTCCGGGCTGCGGGGACTGCACGGGGTGCTGGCCGCCCGTGAACAGGTGGCCCATCTGATGGACGTGGAGATCGTCGCCTTCCCACAGGAGGGGCTCGACCGGGACCCCGACTCCCGCCGTCTGCTGGTGGAGGCACTGACGTCGGGCGCCGACCTCATCGGCGGCTGGCCCAACGTCGAAGACACCGTGGAGGCCCAGCGGGCCAATGTCCGCGAGATCTTCGACCTCGCCGAACGCTTCGACGTGGACGTCGACATCCACGCCGACTGCATGATCGACGCCGCCGAGACCATGTTGGAGTACATCGCCGAGGAGACCGCACGCCGTGGCTACCAGGGCCGGGTTCTGGCCAGCCACTGCTGT
Coding sequences within:
- a CDS encoding ABC transporter substrate-binding protein — its product is MNALPVPSGTRRLTVALVVGTLALTACSGVSQDKKPAGQKGLTVTELTPKSSGPLDRVTWAVTAEPSSFDWIYNASFETGQIMANVCEGLMRLAPDMSVEPALAESFTNPTPTTWVYRVRSGVTFHDGTALTAEDVAFSLNRNLDTKAGSFWSGAYENVSSVKATGPLEVTVTLKQPDALFNSYMSSPAGIVGSKATVTAKGKAYGTPDGGVNCVGPFSLSKWDKGQSMTLKRDDKYFDARHKAKSAEVVFRFVRDPAAMVNGLLSDSIDGSWFLPPSALKRLSSSGKGTVYYGKSTQGFNAIVMDSKGPLRDVRIRQALSMAIDRKGIIDAVISGAGEPQKAPAVPGSWGYAPEKYKSAWDALKVTERDLEAAKKLVTEAGAPSRPIVVATTSAEAEVPVIGAEIQSAAKKIGLDVQIKSIPADQYNGVYTDKKAREGIDLYLTGWGTDFADPLQMYQYFQTDHFYNFSGFSDPKYDDLIVRAGKTQDPAQRADLVTQAQRIVVDELAWIPLYAPYNTLFLNKRLTGTPASYVQLHYPWAAHLGASS
- a CDS encoding amidohydrolase family protein, with the translated sequence MSFALDLLIRSGRVHGRDEPVDLHIRDGKVIAVVPSGSIAAEAADVLDAGGKLVSRSFTEPHYHPDKAYSRSLAPGEAKDSFERARLIKTGFTVEDVTERAVRALKLASANGVTTLRANVDVDSHSGLRGLHGVLAAREQVAHLMDVEIVAFPQEGLDRDPDSRRLLVEALTSGADLIGGWPNVEDTVEAQRANVREIFDLAERFDVDVDIHADCMIDAAETMLEYIAEETARRGYQGRVLASHCCGLEVYAEADAARVIAAVAEADIKIVVVPLNLLDGGPRGLSRPQELMAAGVTVAAGSDNMNDGWYPLGTLDPLDRAQMTFLGAGFHDEGAVDTVWDMVSGQAAVAIGGRGGDIEVGEDADLVLLDAPDRATAIANTPGARTTLRRGRVVSRRDTGSRIVEPVAP
- a CDS encoding pyroglutamyl-peptidase I family protein gives rise to the protein MTLPWILVTGNGAFGTLASRTELHYAANPSSAVALALDGEEIDGHRVVGRSLLWGERPEEALLPLLRTDEPPAAVISCGVFSGRTTVTVERTAVNVEDFQFAEDGRRPAGEPLYADGPAAYLATLPIKAMATAMRAAGVPALISNSASTHGCNAVMYTALHLTARAGLPTRCGFVHLPDTPEHVARIGHNGPSMSLALQVSALRAGLAAVVAHPSDIPVPANEWEW